Proteins from one Fragaria vesca subsp. vesca linkage group LG6, FraVesHawaii_1.0, whole genome shotgun sequence genomic window:
- the LOC101306355 gene encoding DCN1-like protein 4-like, which translates to MRRSAIKAASKELERIDNVFYTYANTTSGVIDPEGIEHLCADMEVDPTDVRVLMLAWKMRAEKQGYFTLEEWRVALKALRADSLSKLKKALPELEKEVRRPSNFVDFYSYGFKYCLTEEKQKSIDIESICQLLHIILGSQYQAQVDSFVEYLKTQSDYKVINMDQWMGFYRFCDEISYPDLSNYDPELAWPLILDNFVEWVREKQS; encoded by the exons ATGAGACGCTCCG CCATTAAAGCAGCTTCAAAAGAGTTGGAACGGATTGATAATGTCTTCTATACCTATGCAAATACAACTTCTGGTGTGATTGA CCCAGAGGGAATTGAACATCTTTGTGCAGATATGGAAGTTGACCCTACAGATGTAAGGGTCTTGATGCTTGCATG GAAAATGAGAGCTGAAAAACAGGGATACTTCACCCTG GAAGAGTGGCGAGTTGCACTGAAAGCATTAAGGGCGGATAGTTTAAGTAAATTAAAGAAGGCACTTCCAGAGCTAGAGAAAGAG GTGAGGAGGCCATCAAACTTTGTGGATTTCTATTCCTATGGATTCAAATATTGCTTAACAG AGGAGAAACAGAAGAGCATAGATATAGAGAGCATATGCCAATTATTACATATTATTTTAGGATCTCAATACCAAGCGCAGGTTGACTCATTTGTAGAGTACTTAAAG ACCCAGAGTGATTACAAAGTCATAAACATGGATCAATGGATGGGCTTTTACCGATTTTGTGACGAG ATAAGTTATCCAGACCTTAGCAACTACGATCCTGAACTTGCATGGCCTTTGATCCTTGACAATTTTGTTGAATGGGTGCGAGAAAAGCAGAGCTAG